A window of the Chloroflexus sp. Y-396-1 genome harbors these coding sequences:
- a CDS encoding zinc ribbon domain-containing protein, whose amino-acid sequence MYEYSCLDCTHQFEQLRPMNAADQNIVCPFCQSTHVQRRLSLFATHSRGEAATTSTTSTSGGGCSCSACSCGPRS is encoded by the coding sequence ATGTACGAGTATAGCTGCTTGGACTGCACCCACCAGTTCGAACAGCTACGACCGATGAACGCTGCCGATCAAAACATCGTTTGCCCCTTCTGCCAGAGCACCCACGTGCAACGTCGCTTATCCTTATTCGCAACGCATAGCCGTGGCGAAGCGGCAACCACCAGCACCACCAGCACCTCCGGTGGCGGATGCAGTTGCAGCGCTTGCAGTTGTGGCCCAAGGAGCTAA
- a CDS encoding sugar phosphate nucleotidyltransferase, whose translation MRVMILTAGLGTRLRPHTFVRPKPLVSVAGKAVLAHIIDYLAPLQIDELICVVGYLGNQIEEFMRANYTYPMRFLEQKVMRGQADAIALAHDLSGPLLVVFGDGLLEFDIEQLNQHPDYGIVYCKEVDDPRRFGVVVVEKGRIVRLVEKPSEPISNLAVAGIYYVPEAARLMSAIDYIMQNNIQTKGEFYLADALQVMIDRGEELRAETVRVWYDCGTIEALLDTNRYLLDHGHHNTTEYPNAVIIPPVNIAATAVIEQAVIGPYVSIADGAVVRQAIVRDSIINAGAQIQSVILNRSLIGDRATVNGVSQELNVSDLSDIRFR comes from the coding sequence ATGCGTGTTATGATCCTGACCGCCGGTCTCGGTACGCGCCTCCGCCCGCATACCTTTGTGCGGCCCAAGCCACTTGTGAGCGTCGCCGGCAAGGCAGTGTTAGCCCACATTATCGATTATCTGGCGCCTCTCCAAATTGATGAACTGATCTGCGTAGTTGGTTATCTGGGGAACCAGATCGAGGAATTCATGCGGGCAAACTACACCTACCCGATGCGGTTCCTCGAACAGAAGGTAATGCGGGGGCAAGCTGATGCGATTGCCCTGGCTCACGATCTAAGCGGGCCACTCTTGGTGGTGTTTGGTGATGGGTTGCTCGAATTTGATATTGAACAACTTAATCAGCACCCCGATTATGGTATCGTCTACTGCAAAGAGGTCGATGATCCGCGTCGTTTTGGGGTGGTAGTCGTTGAAAAAGGGCGCATCGTGCGCCTGGTCGAAAAGCCGAGTGAGCCGATCTCCAATCTGGCGGTAGCCGGTATCTACTACGTACCAGAGGCTGCCCGGCTTATGTCGGCAATTGATTACATCATGCAAAACAACATCCAAACCAAAGGCGAGTTCTATCTGGCCGATGCCCTGCAAGTGATGATCGACCGCGGTGAAGAATTGCGCGCCGAAACGGTTAGGGTGTGGTACGACTGTGGCACTATCGAGGCCCTGCTCGATACCAATCGCTACCTCCTCGATCACGGTCACCACAATACCACCGAGTATCCAAACGCCGTCATCATTCCTCCGGTCAACATTGCCGCCACCGCCGTGATCGAACAGGCGGTTATCGGCCCCTACGTCTCGATTGCCGATGGCGCAGTCGTGCGCCAGGCCATTGTGCGCGACTCGATCATTAATGCTGGGGCCCAAATTCAGTCAGTGATTCTCAACCGTAGCCTGATCGGCGATCGCGCTACGGTAAATGGCGTTAGTCAAGAGTTGAATGTCAGCGACTTATCTGATATTCGTTTTAGGTGA